In Zingiber officinale cultivar Zhangliang chromosome 11B, Zo_v1.1, whole genome shotgun sequence, a single window of DNA contains:
- the LOC122033738 gene encoding WEB family protein At5g16730, chloroplastic-like — MVVVVGQQFAAALAVDLTVNRYDVLTFMDVHLYRVVNVNDDKVFKMNRVQFSSSRRILLDAAGDTLLTMEYLPRTSLTWTEIIIFPHFSSTLFLSFLKAFPNLSVPAAEASSQAAILPPGTERKMLPYKSRSGIFEASDYKNLQGSNRITKPTRTGSTKLDSGLTSPKTKQSSPFAKQTSPIPKPRILSDRSPKTVDAKSAIKRNSNTSKPPQANSTNLELHENLNALEKELKKAKEQLALAEQEKSKAFEELNDVKKFAYETNEKLQVATDAQKRAEASLEKELCDKLENARKEGAQEKEEKLREEINSLKSQHSLGMSKLHSISQELEGIKLELNGALSAKEIALKQADEEREIAETYRERVELLSKEANWSKALHNRKLDSMNKEASEMIKKLEGEVSTLKLELEQSKAEKNKLAKMEQLVDELQVEVINARKVESDASELVDDWQKRIEKLKVDLDEAHQSEKSASDSLAAMMVHLEESKSLLEDAESEISTLQGKIRSLEIEVEKQRADLEESDRQVDAARQDAVNIGKTVDLLKLEIQNLEEEKRQAVNRERSHITKAESLMEEHNKLMDELRISRDQEEKNQKAMEGLAVTLQSVSKDAREKDERLLRTQAELEESQAEIEQLNIALRNTEDRYEVMLDEARYEIVCLKNIIERVETEASNLKSEWDKKELVFVNTIRKLEEVASMKVEMTKMVELEKVEKKETKQANADSSCEAEEELKHGSFRLKEIFSNREDEFQEHHKEDYKAKEESTNINKNHEEDHEETIDSDLSSESEHEDYSIDEDLESDVDISMDDGITSPDKQPLNQRKKSALLHKFGSLLKKGNH; from the exons ATGGTGGTGGTAGTCGGACAGCAGTTCGCCGCCGCACTAGCCGTGGATCTCACCGTCAACCGCTACGATGTGTTGACCTTCATGGACGTCCATCTCTACAGGGTGGTCAACGTAAACGACGACAAGGTATTCAAGATGAACCGTGTCCAATTCAGCAGCAGCCGCCGCATCCTCCTCGACGCCGCCGGCGACACTCTCCTCACCAT GGAATACTTACCAAGGACAAGTCTGACATGGACTGAAATAATCATCTTCCCTCACTTTTCAAGCACACTTTTCCTCTCCTTTCTCAAAGCTTTCCCAAATCTCTCAGTGCCCGCAGCTGAAGCTTCCTCACAGGCTGCAATTCTTCCTCCAGGAACAGAACGAAAAATGCTTCCCTACAAATCCAG ATCTGGTATATTTGAAGCTTCAGATTATAAGAATTTGCAAGGTTCCAATAGGATCACCAAACCAACGAGAACTGGATCTACCAAGTTAGATAGTGGATTGACTTCTCCGAAGACAAAACAAAGTTCTCCCTTTGCAAAGCAAACTTCTCCGATTCCAAAACCGCGGATTCTGTCTGATAGATCACCAAAAACAGTTGACGCGAAGAGTGCAATCAAGAGAAACAGCAATACTAGT AAACCACCGCAAGCTAATTCGACGAACTTGGAGCTGCATGAAAATTTAAATGCACTtgagaaggagctgaagaaagcaaaAGAGCAATTGGCTTTGGCTGAGCAAGAGAAGAGTAAAGCTTTTGAGGAATTAAATGATGTGAAGAAGTTCGCTTACGAAACAAATGAGAAACTGCAGGTAGCTACAGATGCTCAGAAGAGAGCTGAGGCAAGCTTGGAGAAAGAGCTCtgcgataagttggaaaatgctaGAAAAGAAGGTGcacaagaaaaggaggagaaattACGGGAGGAAATCAACAGTCTAAAGAGTCAACACTCTCTGGGCATGTCGAAATTACATTCCATATCTCAGGAGCTGGAAGGGATCAAGTTAGAGCTCAATGGAGCCTTGAGTGCAAAAGAAATTGCTCTTAAGCAAGCAGATGAAGAAAGGGAAATAGCTGAAACATACAGAGAGAGGGTGGAGCTCTTATCCAAGGAAGCGAATTGGTCAAAAGCCCTACACAACCGTAAGCTAGATAGCATGAACAAAGAGGCCAGTGAGATGATTAAGAAGTTGGAAGGTGAAGTAAGTACTTTGAAACTCGAACTTGAGCAATCAAAGGCAGAGAAAAATAAGTTGGCTAAGATGGAACAATTGGTTGATGAGCTTCAGGTAGAGGTGATCAATGCGAGAAAGGTTGAATCAGATGCATCTGAGTTGGTCGATGACTGGCAAAAAAGGATAGAAAAGTTAAAGGTTGATCTGGACGAAGCACATCAGTCTGAGAAATCAGCATCTGACTCTCTAGCAGCAATGATGGTGCACTTGGAAGAGAGTAAATCACTGCTTGAAGATGCTGAATCTGAGATATCAACTCTTCAAGGGAAGATAAGGTCATTGGAGATTGAGGTTGagaagcaaagagcagatcttgaGGAATCAGATAGGCAGGTTGATGCAGCACGACAAGATGCAGTTAACATAGGCAAGACAGTTGACCTACTGAAGTTGGAGATTCAAAATCTTGAGGAGGAAAAGCGCCAAGCAGTTAACAGGGAAAGAAGTCACATTACAAAAGCTGAGAGCTTGATGGAAGAGCACAACAAACTGATGGATGAGCTCAGGATTAGCAGAGATCAGGAGGAGAAGAATCAAAAGGCAATGGAAGGTTTAGCTGTGACATTGCAAAGTGTTTCTAAAGATGCCAGAGAAAAAGATGAAAGACTCTTGCGAACACAAGCTGAGCTTGAAGAATCACAAGCAGAGATTGAGCAATTAAATATAGCATTAAGAAACACTGAGGATAGATATGAGGTGATGCTTGATGAGGCAAGATACGAGATCGTTTGCCTCAAGAATATAATTGAAAGAGTTGAAACTGAAGCAAGTAACTTAAAAAGTGAGTGGGACAAAAAGGAGCTTGTTTTTGTTAACACTATAAGGAAGTTGGAAGAAGTTGCTTCGATGAAAGTTGAAATGACAAAAATGGTTGAATTAGAGAAAGTTGAGAAAAAAGAAACCAAGCAAGCAAATGCAGATTCTTCTTGTGAAGCAGAAGAAGAATTGAAACATGGAAGTTTCAGACTGAAGGAAATATTTTCAAATAGAGAGGATGAGTTTCAAGAACATCATAAAGAAGACTATAAAGCGAAAGAAGAGAGCACCAACATAAACAAAAACCATGAAGAGGATCATGAGGAAACCATAGACAGTGATTTATCATCAGAAAGCGAGCATGAAGATTATTCAATTGATGAAGATCTAGAATCAGATGTGGATATCAGCATGGATGATGGAATTACCTCACCTGACAAGCAGCCCCTGAATCAAAGGAAGAAGAGTGCCTTACTGCACAAGTTTGGGAGCCTTCTGAAGAAGGGAAATCATTAA